The genomic region CGCGCCCCTTTCCGCGGGGAGGCGGGTGAAGTTCTACTACGCGACCCAGGTGGCGGTGAAGCCCCCCTCTTTCGTCGTGTTCACCAACTGCCCGGAGGGGATCCACTTCTCCTATGAGCGCTACATAATGAACCGGTTCAGGGAGGCCTTCGGCTTCAACGGCACTCCTCTGAAGCTGATTTTCCGCGGCAGGGACAAGAAAGACGCCTAAATCATTCTTTACTTGCCCGAAACGATGGTTTAGTATATGCCAATTTTTAACCCACCCCCCATGAGAGAGCGGCATCCATGAGTCTTGTCGGCAATTTGGAAGATCTCGGGCTTGGTGAGATCCTGCAGATCGTCAGCCTCAGCAGGAGATCCGGCGTGCTCTCCCTCGAAAGCCGGGGGAGGGAGGCGCGGGTTATCTTCAGAAACGGGCAGGTGATCCGCGCCACCTCGACCACCTTCCAGCAAAACCTGGGGGAAGTGCTGATCCAGCAGGGGGTCATCGACCTCGCGATCCTGAAGCGCGCCCTCAGCATCCAGGCGGACGAGGGTTACTCCCAGCTTCTGGGCGGCATCATGATCGACCGCTTCGGGGTGAGCGCCGACGCCATCGAAGCCGTGGTCAGGGAGCAGATCGAGAACGTGGTCTACTCCCTGTTCGCCTGGGCCGAGGGAACCTTCGAGTTCGAGCTGCAGGAGGTGAACGAGGCGGACAACGCCAGGCTCGACCCCGTGCAGTTCATGCTGAAACAGGGGTTGAACCCGCAGTACCTGGCCATGGAAGGCTCCCGCATCATCGACGAACAGCGCCACCGCGGCGAGTCGGGGGAAGAGTGGGAGGCGCCGGCCGCGCCCGAGGAGACCCTCGACCTAGCCTTCGACCTGCTGCAGGAACCCTTCGCCGCCTCCGCAGCGCCGATTCCCACGCACAATCCTTCCTTCCAGCAACCAGAAGAGCATCAAGAGACGCAGCCTCAGCCGGTGGACCCTGCAGACGGCGCCCAAGCGCCCGCCGGTGACTTCGAGGACTCGGAGCCTGCCGAGGCGGAACAGGCGAAACACCTGGTCCTTGTGGATGACGATCCTGAGACTTTGGCCGCGCTAGCCACGTTGCTGGAGCGGCAGGGGTACCGCGTCGACGCCATGGAGAAGAGCGAGGACGCCCTGATCCGCGTCGACACCCTCTTCCGCGAAGGGGTGCAGCCGACAGTGGTGGTCGACCTGATCATGCCGAGGATGGACGGCACCGGGATACTCGGGGGGCTCGAGCTGATGGAGCTTGTGCGCAACAACTTCCCGGAGATACCGCTTCTGGGCCTTTCCGACTTCCAAAACGACGAGGCGCAGAAAAAGCTGCGCAGCATGGGGATCCCCATCCTCATCAAGCCGCTCAAGGGGGAGCTCGAGGAAGCACTGGACCTCTTCGCGCCGAGGCTTTTGAAGGCTTTGGCGAACCTGTGCGCCGTGGAGGAAATCGGCTTCAGCAGCGTCAACATAGGCGACGAGCTGCGGCTCGAAATGGGGGAAGAACCTGCGCTCGCTGCGCCGCATGGAAACCAGAGCACCGGGATCTCGCAGCTGCGCGGGATGCTGGAGGAGTTGAACAACCCGCAGCTGGGCGGCGGCATCATCCTGTTGGTGCTCCGTTTCGCAGCCGAGTTCGTGAACCGCGCCGTGGTGCTGCTGGTCAAAAAGGAATCAGTGCAGGGACTTGGGCAATTCGGCCTTCAGGACAAGGATGGAAGTGCCGATTACAGGATCAGGAATCTCAGCATACCCAAGGGAGAGCCTTCTCTTTTCACCGAGGTGCTGGAAACCCGGTTCCCCGTGAAGGGGGAGGTGGAGCCCTGCCACTGGAGCGAGCACTTCCTGGAACAGCTGGGCGGAGGGCGGCCGGCCGAGGTCTTCGTGGGGCCGATAGTGAGCGAGGGGAAGGTGGTAGCCGTGCTCTACGGCGACAACCTCCCGGAGGAGAAGCCGATAGGTGACACTGATTCGCTGGAGATATTCCTGAGCCAGGCCGGCATAGCGATGGAGAAAGCCCTCTTGCAGCGCAGGCTGCAGGACCAGGTACGGGGAGAATTTACGTGAAGAGGATATTGATAGCAGAGGATTCCAACACCATGCGTTCCATGTTGGTGTCGACGATAGATGAGCTGGAGAAGTACTCCATCGTGGAGGCCGCCAGCGGGTTCGAGGCCCTGCGCCTTTTGCCGCGCGAGCATGTGGACCTGATCATCACCGACATCAACATGCCGGACATAAACGGGCTGGAACTGATCAGCTACGTGCGCAACAATCCGAACTACCAGTTGATCCCGCTCTTCATCGTTTCCACCGAAAGCGGCGAGAAAGACCTGGAAAAGGGGCTGGCACTGGGGGCGAACGAGTACATCGTGAAGCCTTTTGACCCGGCCCGGCTGCAGGAGCTGGTCTGCAAGTACCTGGATTGAGAACCGAGGAGCTGTTCAAGGTTCAAAGTTCAAGGTTCAAAAACCCAACACGTGCCCGTATCACTTGCCCCGCGACGGTGCCGTCGCAATGGACTCGAAAAGAAGAGATGCAGTAGCTGAACGTTGAACATTGAACGTTGAACCGGTTTGGGAAGGTCTATGAGCGTTGACGAAAACATAGGGAAGGCGGTGAAGGATTTCCTGGCCGAGGCCGAGGAAATCCTGGACCAGCTGAGCCTGGACCTTGTCTCCTTGAGCGACTGCGCCGACGGCGGCGAATGCAGCCCGGACCTGGTGAACTCGGTCTTCCGCGGGGCCCACTCGCTCAAAGGTCTCGCCGGGATGTTCGGCTTTGCCGACATCGCCGAGCTTGGGCATCACCTGGAGAACCTCCTGGACGCGCTGAGGCTCGGGAAGGTGGAGCTGGACCAGGGCGTGGTGAGCACGCTCTTCGAGTCGACGGAGCTTTTGGGGGCGCTGGTTAGAAACGCGGGCGAGTCGGTGCTGGAGCCGGTCGACCTAACCGGCATCATGCAGCGCATAAACGACTGCCTCAACAAAAAGCCCGGCGCTGGAGGCGATTCGCCGCTTGCCAGGCTGAACCTCCCCGAGCGGGTCTTATCCTCCATGACCGAGTACGAGGAGCACCGGCTCCTGGAGAACGTCAAGAAGGGGCGCCGGATCTACTCGATCCACATCTCGCTGCAGCTTGCCAGCTTCGACTCGGAGCTGATGGAGCTCACCGAGCAGCTGAAGCAGGTGGGCGAGGTGATCAGCACCCTCCCCTCGGCGTCGGGGGGACTTTCCGGTGGGATCGACTTCGAGATCCTCTTCGGCTGCGACCTTGATAGCGCGGAGCTCGCGCCGCTCATCGACCGCGACAACCTGGAACTCACCGAATTCGGCCCGAAAGAGCGCTCCGTTGCTCAGGCCGCCGCCCCCGCCCCCGTTGCCGAACCGGCCCGGGAGCCTGCCGAGGAGGAGGCGCCGAACCCGGCGGCCGTGGAGCCGGGCGCGATCAGCGCCAAGAGCATGAGCCGCACGGTCCGGGTCGATATCGGCAAGCTGGACCTCCTGATGAACATCGTCGGCGAGCTGGTGCTGTCGCACTCCATGATCGCCGACGTGGCGGCAAGGATGCACCGCGACGGCCTCATCGTCCCCTCCCAGGAGCTCGCCAAGTCGGCCAAGGGGCTGGAGAAGAAGCTCTCCGAGCTGCAGAAGGGTGTCATGGAGATCCGCATGATCCCGGTGGGGCAGCTCTTCGAGAAGATGTCCCGCATCGTCAGGAAGATCTCGCGCGAGCAGGGGAAGAAGGTGGAGCTGAAGCTCTTCGGGGCTGACACCGAGCTGGACAAGCTGATTATCGAGGACATCTCCGACCCGGTGATGCACATCGTGAGAAACTCCATCGACCACGGCATCGAGACCCCCGAGGCGCGGCTTGCCGCCGGCAAGGACGAGAAGGGGACCATAACCCTCTCCTCCTACCAGAAGGGTAACCACGTTGTGATCGAGGTGCACGACGACGGCGGCGGCATCGACGTCTCCCGGGTGAAAAAGAAGGCGCTGCAGCTCGGGATCATCGGCTCCGTCGACGAGGTGAGCGACCGCGACGCGCTCGACTTCATCTTCCGCCCCGGTTTTTCCACCACCGACAAGGTGAGCGAGATCTCCGGCCGGGGCGTCGGCATGGACGTGGTGCGCACTAACATCGCCTCGCTCTCGGGGATGATCGACGTGGAGAACTACCCCGGGCAGGGGGCGCGCTTCATCATCACGCTCCCCATCACGCTCGCCATCATCAAGGCGCTCATCATCACCGCGGCCGGCCGCACCTACGCGCTTCCCATCACCTCCGTGCTCGAGAGCATCATCGTGGAGCAAAAGGAGATCAAGACCGTGGAGCGCAAGGAGGTGATCCAGCTGCGCGAGGCCACCCTGCCCCTTTTGCGCCTCTCCGAATTCTTCCAGTTGAAGGGGGGGGAGGCGCCCCCCGAGTCGTGCTACGTGGTGGTGGTAGGGGTTGCCGAGAAGCGCCTGGGGGTCGTGGTCGACGACCTTTTGGGGCAGCAGGACATCGTGATCAAATCCATCGGCGACACCTTCGCCGGCTTCCGGGGGATCTCGGGGGCGGCGGACCTGGGGGACCAGCGCACCATCCTGGTGCTCGACGTGGGGAGTGTGATCAGCGAGGCGACCCGGGGGAGTGCCTGATGTACAAGGAGTTTTACGGCCTGGCCGAAAAGCCGTTCAGCAAGACCCCCGACCCGCGCTTTCTCTATATGAGCGCCGGGCACCAGGAGGCCCTGGCGCGGCTTGAGTACGCGGTGGAAGAGAGCGAGATCGCCCTTTTGACCGGCGAGATCGGCTGCGGCAAGACCACCATTTCCCGGGCGCTCATGGACCGGATGGGGGACCGCTACCACTTCCTGTTCGTGTTCAACCCAAGGCTCACCGCCGACGAGCTTCTGCGCGTGATCGCCTCCGGCCTCGAGGTGGAGAGCCCCCCGCTGCAAAAAGACCTCCTTTTGCAGGAGATCACCGGGGCGCTGTACCGCATGCACGGCGAGGGGCGCATCCCTGTGGTCGTCATCGACGAGGCGCAGCTGATACCGGACCGCGAGCTCTTCGACGAGCTGCGGCTTTTGACCAACTTCCAGCTAGACGACAGGAACCTGGTCAGCGTCATCATCATGGGGCAGCCCGAGCTGCGCGGCATGCTTTCCTCCCCGGTTTACGAGCCGTTTCGCCAGCGCATCTCGCTCAACTTCCACCTGGAGCCCCTGGGACTCGAGGAGACACTGGAGTACCTCGATTTCCGGGTGGTCGCGGCCGGCGGGGAGCCGGGGCTTTTCTCCCCGGACGCGGTGCAAAGGATCTACGAGCTTTCCGGCGGGGTGCCGCGGCGGATCAACGCCGTCGCCACCAACGCGCTTCTCATCGGCTTCGGGCGGGACGCTTCCTGGATCGACGCCTCCATCGTCGAGGAGACCGCGGCGGAGCTGCTCTCCTAGAAAATGCAGCAGACAGAACGCAAAACGGGTTTGGGACTATGAATCTAGCCGAGATCAGAAAGAAGGCTCTCAGGGGAGAGACGCAAGGCAGCGCCGGGGGAGAGAGCCCCGCGCCGGTCGCCTCGTGGCAGATCCCCGTCATCGATCCGTCCCCGGCTGCAACGGAAGACGAACCGCCGCTTAACTTTCCCGCCGAGGATTTCGGCGCCGAGGAGTTTCCCGCGCCGGAGTTCGACGAGCCGCTGGAGCAAAGTGGCCAGCTTCTTTGGCAGGCGGAGACGAGCCCGCAGTTCCAGGGGGCGGCCGACGACGAGGATCCGGATGAATTCGACCCCGCCGCCGTCATCCTCAGGGGACGCGAAACCGCTTCCTTCGACGGCGAGATTTCCCAGCAGGACGAGGTGGCAGCGGCGAGCGTGGAGCTCCTCTGCTTCAGGGTGGCGAACGAGGAATACGCCATCAGCATCATGGACATCAAGGAGATCATCAAGCCGCGCGAGGTGACAGAGGTGCCCCGGGTGCCGGAGTTCGTGCGCGGCATACTCTCCTTACGCGGCAACATCATCCCCATCTTCGACATGCGGGTGCGGCTGGGCCTTTCCGGCGGCGCGCCGTCGGAGCGCGAACGGGTCATCGTGGTGAATCGCCAGGGGGGCTTCGCGGGGGTGCTGGTCGACGAGGTGGTACAGGTGGTGCGCATACCCGAGGGGGGGATCGAGCCACCCCCGGTGGTGCTGGAAGGGATCGACCGTGAATTCGTGCTCGGCATCGGCCGGGTTGCCGGCAGGATGCTGATCCTGCTCGACATGGAAAAGGTGCTGGACGTAGGGCTTTTGTAGCAGACGGGGAGGCAATCGCATGGATAAGAACAGGATCCTCGTTGTGGAAGACGAAGAGAGCTTGCTCAAGCTGGAGAGCATCCTCTTCACCTCAAAGGGTTACCAGGTGACCGGCGTCAGGGGCGGGCTCGATGCCTTGCGTTCCATAGCGCAAGATCGGCCGGATCTCGTGGTGCTCGACATCATGCTTCCCGACATGGACGGGTTCGAGGTATGCCGCAGCATCAAGGAGGACCCCGACACGAGGTCCATACCCGTGGTCATGCTGACGGCGAAGAAGAGCAGCCGCGACCTGGAGGCGGGCCGCGTCGCCGGGGCAGACGCCTACATCACCAAGCCCTTCAAGTCGGTTAAGGTGCTCGAGGTGATCGGGGGGCTTTTGGGGAACCGGATGACCGGCAGGGGAGACCGTTCTTGACGACACAGGAGCTGCAGGAAATACAGGTGGCCTGCCTGAAGATGGGAGACGGGCTCTACGCCGTCGACATCATGAGGATCAGGGAGATCATAAGGGTGCCTAAGCTCGCACCGCTGCCCCGGGCGCTCCCCTTCGTCGAGGGGGTGATCAACCTGCGCGGCAACGTGATTCCGGTGGTGGACCTCAGGAAGAGGTTCGGGCTGCCGCCTGCCGAAAACACCGAAACCGCCCGCCTTTTGATACTCTCCATCTCCGGCCAGCCCATAGCGCTCATGGTGGACGAGGTGACCGAGATGATCACCATTCCGCTCAGGGAGCTTAAGGCGCCGCCGCGGGGAGTGCGCATCGTCGGCGGCGAATACATGGTCGGGCTTTGCCTGGTGCGCGAGGTGCCGGTCATGCTGCTCAACATAGACGCTCTGCTTACTTTCCAGGAAAAGGCCGAGCTCGGCATCTTCTCCCCCAAAAAGGGGGGTACTTCCACTGAAAAAAAGAGCTCCGCATGCTGATTGTCTGCCCCAATTGCAAGAAAAGGTTCAATGTGGATCCGGGAACTCCGGGTCAGCCTAAAAAGCTTCGCTGCTCCAACTGCCGGGCTGTGTTCCGCCTGGTGCGCAAGGGGGAGCGTGGCGAGGGCGCGCCGGCGAAACTAAAGGTGGTGGTCGCCAACGAGAGCGCGGCGTTCTGCCAGGCCGTCGAGAAGGTGCTTGCCAGCGAGCCGTTCCAGCTTTATCTGTGCACCGACGGGAAAGAGGCGCTGGAGACGGTGCAGCGGGTGAAGCCGGAGGTGCTGCTTTTAGACGTAGCCCTTCCCACCATGTTCGGCTTCGAGGTCTGCGAGCGGGTGCGGCAGGACCCGGCGCTTGCCGGCGTGAAGATCGTGCTCATCGCCTCCATCTACGACAAGACCCGCTACAAGAGGTCCCCCAATTCGCTGTACGGCGCCGACGACTACATCGAGAAGCACCACATCCCCGATTCGCTGGTTCCCATGATTCACCGCCTCACCTCGGGTAGCGAGCCGCAGGTTCAAAGCCCGACCGAGACCGAGCTGGCCGCGCAGGAGGAGACCCGCAGCGAGATCCGTCAGTGCGAGGTGGACGAAACCTCCACGGTGGAGGCAGCACCGGCAGAGCCTGCAGCGGCGGTCCAGCCGGAGAGGTCGGACAGCGCGCCGGCTACCGCGGCTGCCCCGGCTATCGCGGAGCTTTCGCCGGAGCATGTGAAGGCGCGGCGCCTGGCGAGGATCATTGTCTCCGACATCGTCCTCTACAACCAGGGGAAGGTCGAGCAGGGAGTGCGGGAGGGAACGTTCTACCAGCTCCTAGCCGACGACATCCGGGAAGGGGAAAACCTCTACCGGCAAAGGGTGTCCCAGCAGGTGCGCGACACCACCTCTTTCCTCGAGGAAGCCTTCGAGGAAGTTATCGCCAAAAAACGCGCCGAACTGAGCGTCTAGGAGTCACCTCTGGCTACTGTCCTGGAAGATATCTCGATCAAACTCGGCAGCCGCGACGAGGAGGAACGGCGCCTTGCCGTGGTGGCCCTGAGGTCCCACCCTTTCCCGAGCAGCACGCAGCTCATCTTCAAGGCGATGGGGGACGAAAGCTGGCGCGTCAGGAAGGAGGCTGTCACGGCGGTCCTTAAGGCGCAACCGCACGAAGCGGAGGTGCTCGAAGCCCTGATCGGGGCCCTGCGCGCCTCGGAGAACGCGGGGCTCAGGAATTCGGCAGTGGAAGCGCTGGAGCAGATCGGCGCCGCCGCGGTTCCACACCTCTGCGCGCACCTGAACGACCCTGACCCCGACCTGCGCAAATTCATCATCGACATCCTGGGAAACATCGGCTGCGACAAGTGCCTCCCGCTCCTGGTCCGGGCGCTCGACGACGACGACATGAACGTGCGGGTCGCTGCCGCCGAGAACCTGGGCAAAATCGGCGACGAGCGCGCCCTGCCGCACCTTTTGACGGTGCTGGAGGGGGGGGAGATCTGGCTCAAGTTCACGGTGCTGGACGCCCTGGCCCTCATCGGGGCCCCGGTGCCGCTGGTCTCGCTGGCCCCGCTGCTTAAGGAGAGCCTGCTCAGGCGCGCGACCTACGATTGCCTCGGCGTCTTGGGGGACGCCCAGTGCCTTCCCATACTGCTGCAGGGCCTCCAGGAGAAGGCGAAGAACGCACGCGAGGCGGCCGCCATGGCACTGATGCGGGTAAGAGAGCGCCTGCCGGCTGAAAAGCAGAGCGCTTTGGTGGACCTCCCCCTGCAGAGACTTGAGGGGGGACCGGTAGCGAAGAAGCTGATCGATTCGCTGCACAGCGAGGACCCAATGGTACTCGACGCGCTGGTCCGCATCGTCGGGACCATCGGTGACGCACGGGCGGCGCTCCCGCTTCTGCGTGTCTGCCGCAGCGAGCGGCTCAGAAGCGTCTGCATCGACGCGTTCCGGCGTGTCGGCCCCTCACTGATGCCGGAACTCCTGGAGCACTTCCCCACTGCGGTTCCCATCGAACGCGGCGTCACCGCGCAGCTGATCGCCGAATTCGGCCACGTCGGCAGCGAAAAGCTCCTCTTCGACGGGCTCCTCGACGACAGTGCCGAGGTCAGGCGCAGCTGCGCGCTCGCCTTGGGACGGCTCAAGCCCGCCGGGGCCGTGACGCGCCTGGCAGAGCTGCTCGACGACGGCGAGCCGCAGGTGCGCGAGGCGGCCCTGGAGGGGCTGCGGGGCTTTGCGGCCACCGAACCCGCCACCTTGAGCGCGCTCGCCTCGGAACTGATGCACGCGCAGCTTCCCGCCAAGAGGCGCAACGCGGCTTTGATCCTCGGGGCCCTTTCCGACGGGGAGCGGCTTCCCCCGCTGGTGAAGGACGAGGACGCCTCGGTGCGCCAGGCGGCGGTTTCCTCGCTGGCCCGGGTCGAGTTTCCCCAAGTGGTCTCGCACCTGGCGCTCGCGCTCTCGGACGAGGAACCCGAGGTGCGCCTTGCTGCGGCGCATGCCCTTTCGGATCGCGGGGGACCCGACGCGCTGGGACCGCTGCTTTTGGCACTTAACGATACGGATCCCTGGGTGCAGACGACGGCGCTCAAGGGTCTTGCCGCCCTCGGGGAGAGCGGCGCTCTTCAGAACGTAGTCGCCCTGCTGGACCACGCCAGCGGACCGGTGCTGATCGCGGCACTTTCGACGGTGGCGGCGCTTGGCGGGGAAAAGGCGCTCGCCCCGGTCGAAAAGGCGCTTTCTCACGGCGACGAAGAGGTGGTCGAGGCGGCGATAGAGGTTCTGTCGGGGTTCGGCGGCGGGTGGATCGCGGCCCACTGCGACGCACTTCTTGCTCATCCGCACTGGATGGTGAGGCGCAGCTTCGTGCGTGCCCTGGCGATGCTTAAGGGGGCTGAGTCCGTGCCCATTTTGGACCGGGCGCTGGCGGGGGAGTCGGACCAGTTGGTGCGAGACGAGATCATAGCATTGCTCGACAGGCTGCGCTGATGCCGTTCTTCGAACCCGAACTGCATCTGACCGAAGAGGAATTCCGCCTGATCAGGGACCTGATCTACCATCACTGCGGCCTCTTCTTCGACGAGGACTCGAAATACCTCCTGGACCGGCGCCTTTTGCAGAGGGTCACCCTGCACAACCTCTCAGGATTCAGGGAGTACTACCAGTTCCTCAAGTACGACCGCAAGAAGGAGCAGGAGATCTCGGACATCATGGATCTCCTCACCACCAACGAGACCTATTTCTTCCGTGAGGCGTTTCAGCTGCGGGCCTTTACCGACGAGATCGTCCCCGAGCTGGCGAAGCTGAAACAGCGCGACCGCACCTTGCGCATCTGGAGCGCCGGCTGCTCCACGGGGGAGGAGCCCTACACCATAGCGATGCTCCTTCTGGAGCTTGGGTGCTTTGACGGCTGGCGCATAGACATCGTCGGCTCCGACATCAGCCACAGGGTGGTGCAGCACGCCCGCAAGGGGGTCTACGGCAAGGCCTCGTTCCGGGCCACCGAGGAGCGCTACATCAAGCGCTTCTTCACCGAGTCGGAGGGGGGATACCGGATCAACGACGAGGTGCGGGAACTGGTCACCATAAGCCAGATGAACCTCTTCGACCAGAACCGCCTGGCGCTATTGGGGAAGATGGACGTCATCTTTTGCCGCAACGTCATCATCTACTTCGACGAGACTTCGAAGAAGAAGGTGATCGAGGCCTTCTACAACACGCTCAGGGGCGGGGGGTACCTTCTTTTGGGGCACTCCGAATCACTGATGAACATCACGACGAGCTTCGCCTTGAAGCACCTGAAAAACGACATGGTCTACCAGAAAACAGACAGAACCAGCGGCGGAGTAGTGACGTGAAAAGAATACGGGTAGTAGTAGTCGACGATTCGGCATATAATCGCCGCGCCATCACGAGGATGCTCGAAGAGCTTCCCGGGGTCCAGGTGGTGGGGTACGCCACCAACGGGGAGGAGGGGATCCGCAGGGTAATCGACCTGACCCCGGACCTGGTGACCCTCGATCTCGAGATGCC from Citrifermentans bremense harbors:
- a CDS encoding chemotaxis protein CheA, whose translation is MSVDENIGKAVKDFLAEAEEILDQLSLDLVSLSDCADGGECSPDLVNSVFRGAHSLKGLAGMFGFADIAELGHHLENLLDALRLGKVELDQGVVSTLFESTELLGALVRNAGESVLEPVDLTGIMQRINDCLNKKPGAGGDSPLARLNLPERVLSSMTEYEEHRLLENVKKGRRIYSIHISLQLASFDSELMELTEQLKQVGEVISTLPSASGGLSGGIDFEILFGCDLDSAELAPLIDRDNLELTEFGPKERSVAQAAAPAPVAEPAREPAEEEAPNPAAVEPGAISAKSMSRTVRVDIGKLDLLMNIVGELVLSHSMIADVAARMHRDGLIVPSQELAKSAKGLEKKLSELQKGVMEIRMIPVGQLFEKMSRIVRKISREQGKKVELKLFGADTELDKLIIEDISDPVMHIVRNSIDHGIETPEARLAAGKDEKGTITLSSYQKGNHVVIEVHDDGGGIDVSRVKKKALQLGIIGSVDEVSDRDALDFIFRPGFSTTDKVSEISGRGVGMDVVRTNIASLSGMIDVENYPGQGARFIITLPITLAIIKALIITAAGRTYALPITSVLESIIVEQKEIKTVERKEVIQLREATLPLLRLSEFFQLKGGEAPPESCYVVVVGVAEKRLGVVVDDLLGQQDIVIKSIGDTFAGFRGISGAADLGDQRTILVLDVGSVISEATRGSA
- a CDS encoding response regulator, which translates into the protein MKRILIAEDSNTMRSMLVSTIDELEKYSIVEAASGFEALRLLPREHVDLIITDINMPDINGLELISYVRNNPNYQLIPLFIVSTESGEKDLEKGLALGANEYIVKPFDPARLQELVCKYLD
- a CDS encoding chemotaxis protein CheW, producing the protein MTTQELQEIQVACLKMGDGLYAVDIMRIREIIRVPKLAPLPRALPFVEGVINLRGNVIPVVDLRKRFGLPPAENTETARLLILSISGQPIALMVDEVTEMITIPLRELKAPPRGVRIVGGEYMVGLCLVREVPVMLLNIDALLTFQEKAELGIFSPKKGGTSTEKKSSAC
- a CDS encoding response regulator transcription factor, which produces MDKNRILVVEDEESLLKLESILFTSKGYQVTGVRGGLDALRSIAQDRPDLVVLDIMLPDMDGFEVCRSIKEDPDTRSIPVVMLTAKKSSRDLEAGRVAGADAYITKPFKSVKVLEVIGGLLGNRMTGRGDRS
- a CDS encoding CheR family methyltransferase is translated as MPFFEPELHLTEEEFRLIRDLIYHHCGLFFDEDSKYLLDRRLLQRVTLHNLSGFREYYQFLKYDRKKEQEISDIMDLLTTNETYFFREAFQLRAFTDEIVPELAKLKQRDRTLRIWSAGCSTGEEPYTIAMLLLELGCFDGWRIDIVGSDISHRVVQHARKGVYGKASFRATEERYIKRFFTESEGGYRINDEVRELVTISQMNLFDQNRLALLGKMDVIFCRNVIIYFDETSKKKVIEAFYNTLRGGGYLLLGHSESLMNITTSFALKHLKNDMVYQKTDRTSGGVVT
- a CDS encoding HEAT repeat domain-containing protein produces the protein MKLGSRDEEERRLAVVALRSHPFPSSTQLIFKAMGDESWRVRKEAVTAVLKAQPHEAEVLEALIGALRASENAGLRNSAVEALEQIGAAAVPHLCAHLNDPDPDLRKFIIDILGNIGCDKCLPLLVRALDDDDMNVRVAAAENLGKIGDERALPHLLTVLEGGEIWLKFTVLDALALIGAPVPLVSLAPLLKESLLRRATYDCLGVLGDAQCLPILLQGLQEKAKNAREAAAMALMRVRERLPAEKQSALVDLPLQRLEGGPVAKKLIDSLHSEDPMVLDALVRIVGTIGDARAALPLLRVCRSERLRSVCIDAFRRVGPSLMPELLEHFPTAVPIERGVTAQLIAEFGHVGSEKLLFDGLLDDSAEVRRSCALALGRLKPAGAVTRLAELLDDGEPQVREAALEGLRGFAATEPATLSALASELMHAQLPAKRRNAALILGALSDGERLPPLVKDEDASVRQAAVSSLARVEFPQVVSHLALALSDEEPEVRLAAAHALSDRGGPDALGPLLLALNDTDPWVQTTALKGLAALGESGALQNVVALLDHASGPVLIAALSTVAALGGEKALAPVEKALSHGDEEVVEAAIEVLSGFGGGWIAAHCDALLAHPHWMVRRSFVRALAMLKGAESVPILDRALAGESDQLVRDEIIALLDRLR
- a CDS encoding response regulator, which encodes MLIVCPNCKKRFNVDPGTPGQPKKLRCSNCRAVFRLVRKGERGEGAPAKLKVVVANESAAFCQAVEKVLASEPFQLYLCTDGKEALETVQRVKPEVLLLDVALPTMFGFEVCERVRQDPALAGVKIVLIASIYDKTRYKRSPNSLYGADDYIEKHHIPDSLVPMIHRLTSGSEPQVQSPTETELAAQEETRSEIRQCEVDETSTVEAAPAEPAAAVQPERSDSAPATAAAPAIAELSPEHVKARRLARIIVSDIVLYNQGKVEQGVREGTFYQLLADDIREGENLYRQRVSQQVRDTTSFLEEAFEEVIAKKRAELSV
- a CDS encoding ExeA family protein, which translates into the protein MYKEFYGLAEKPFSKTPDPRFLYMSAGHQEALARLEYAVEESEIALLTGEIGCGKTTISRALMDRMGDRYHFLFVFNPRLTADELLRVIASGLEVESPPLQKDLLLQEITGALYRMHGEGRIPVVVIDEAQLIPDRELFDELRLLTNFQLDDRNLVSVIIMGQPELRGMLSSPVYEPFRQRISLNFHLEPLGLEETLEYLDFRVVAAGGEPGLFSPDAVQRIYELSGGVPRRINAVATNALLIGFGRDASWIDASIVEETAAELLS
- a CDS encoding chemotaxis protein CheW, yielding MNLAEIRKKALRGETQGSAGGESPAPVASWQIPVIDPSPAATEDEPPLNFPAEDFGAEEFPAPEFDEPLEQSGQLLWQAETSPQFQGAADDEDPDEFDPAAVILRGRETASFDGEISQQDEVAAASVELLCFRVANEEYAISIMDIKEIIKPREVTEVPRVPEFVRGILSLRGNIIPIFDMRVRLGLSGGAPSERERVIVVNRQGGFAGVLVDEVVQVVRIPEGGIEPPPVVLEGIDREFVLGIGRVAGRMLILLDMEKVLDVGLL
- a CDS encoding DUF4388 domain-containing protein, with product MSLVGNLEDLGLGEILQIVSLSRRSGVLSLESRGREARVIFRNGQVIRATSTTFQQNLGEVLIQQGVIDLAILKRALSIQADEGYSQLLGGIMIDRFGVSADAIEAVVREQIENVVYSLFAWAEGTFEFELQEVNEADNARLDPVQFMLKQGLNPQYLAMEGSRIIDEQRHRGESGEEWEAPAAPEETLDLAFDLLQEPFAASAAPIPTHNPSFQQPEEHQETQPQPVDPADGAQAPAGDFEDSEPAEAEQAKHLVLVDDDPETLAALATLLERQGYRVDAMEKSEDALIRVDTLFREGVQPTVVVDLIMPRMDGTGILGGLELMELVRNNFPEIPLLGLSDFQNDEAQKKLRSMGIPILIKPLKGELEEALDLFAPRLLKALANLCAVEEIGFSSVNIGDELRLEMGEEPALAAPHGNQSTGISQLRGMLEELNNPQLGGGIILLVLRFAAEFVNRAVVLLVKKESVQGLGQFGLQDKDGSADYRIRNLSIPKGEPSLFTEVLETRFPVKGEVEPCHWSEHFLEQLGGGRPAEVFVGPIVSEGKVVAVLYGDNLPEEKPIGDTDSLEIFLSQAGIAMEKALLQRRLQDQVRGEFT